A DNA window from Lolium rigidum isolate FL_2022 unplaced genomic scaffold, APGP_CSIRO_Lrig_0.1 contig_13128_1, whole genome shotgun sequence contains the following coding sequences:
- the LOC124680352 gene encoding putative UDP-rhamnose:rhamnosyltransferase 1 — translation METQQSGGKMHVVMLPWLAFGHILPFAEFAKRVARQGHRVTFLSTPNNTRRLIDIPPALAGLIRVVDISLPRVDRLPEHAEATIDLPSDALRPYLRRAYDAAFQDELSRLLQEEESRPDWVIADYASYWAPAVAASHGVPCAFLSLFGAAALGFFGTTETLVGLGEHARTEPAQFTVVPDYVRFPTTVAFRGYEARELFEPGMLPDDSGVSEGYRFAKSIEGCKLVGIRSSAEFEPEWLQLLGELYQKPVIPVGFFPPPPQQDAAGHEATMRWLDSQAPNSVVYAAFGSEVKLTSAQLQRIALGLEASGLPFIWAFRPPTDAITGMDGLPEGFEERLAGRAVICRGWVPQVRFLSHASVGGFLTHAGWNSVTEGLAQGVRLVLLPLMFEQGLNARNLVDKKIGVEVARDEQDGSFAPGDITAALRKVMVEDDGEEFGVKVKELAKVFGDDEVNDQCVQDFLRHLSEYSRKHER, via the coding sequence ATGGAGACGCAGCAGAGCGGCGGCAAGATGCACGTCGTGATGCTGCCATGGCTGGCCTTCGGCCACATACTGCCCTTCGCCGAGTTCGCCAAGCGCGTGGCCCGGCAAGGCCACCGGGTCACCTTCTTGTCGACCCCAAACAACACCCGCCGGCTGATCGACATCCCCCCGGCCCTCGCCGGCCTCATCCGCGTCGTGGACATCTCTCTCCCACGCGTCGACCGCCTGCCTGAGCACGCCGAGGCAACCATCGACCTCCCATCCGACGCCCTCCGCCCGTACCTCCGCCGCGCCTACGACGCCGCCTTCCAGGACGAGCTGTCGCGGCTGCTCCAGGAGGAGGAATCGAGGCCAGACTGGGTGATCGCCGACTACGCGTCGTACTGGGCGCCGGCGGTCGCGGCGAGCCACGGCGTGCCATGCGCGTTCCTCAGCCTGTTCGGCGCCGCGGCCCTCGGCTTCTTCGGCACCACGGAGACGCTCGTGGGCCTCGGGGAGCACGCCAGGACGGAGCCGGCGCAGTTCACCGTCGTCCCGGATTACGTCCGGTTCCCGACCACGGTGGCGTTCCGCGGCTACGAGGCACGCGAGTTGTTCGAACCGGGGATGCTGCCGGACGACTCCGGCGTGTCGGAGGGCTACCGCTTCGCCAAGTCCATCGAAGGGTGCAAGCTCGTGGGCATCAGGAGCAGCGCCGAGTTCGAGCCGGAGTGGCTGCAGCTGCTTGGCGAGCTCTACCAGAAGCCGGTGATCCCGGTCGGGTTTttccctccaccgccgcagcAAGACGCCGCCGGCCACGAGGCGACCATGCGCTGGCTGGACAGTCAGGCGCCGAACTCCGTCGTGTACGCGGCCTTCGGCAGCGAggtgaagctgacgagcgcgcagcTGCAACGGATCGCGCTCGGCTTGGAGGCGTCCGGGCTGCCGTTCATCTGGGCGTTCAGGCCACCAACCGACGCCATCACCGGCATGGACGGACTGCCGGAGGGCTTCGAGGAGCGGCTCGCCGGCCGGGCAGTGATCTGCCGAGGCTGGGTGCCGCAGGTCAGGTTCCTGTCCCATGCATCAGTCGGGGGGTTCCTGACGCACGCCGGTTGGAACTCCGTCACAGAGGGCCTCGCGCAGGGCGTCAGGCTGGTGCTGCTGCCGCTGATGTTCGAGCAGGGACTCAACGCCAGAAACCTGGTGGACAAGAAGATCGGCGTCGAGGTTGCGCGGGACGAGCAGGACGGGTCATTCGCGCCCGGCGACATCACCGCGGCTCTGAGGAAGGTCATGg